In the genome of Flavobacterium panacagri, one region contains:
- a CDS encoding LytR/AlgR family response regulator transcription factor, translating into MKLNCVVVDDSSIQRTIIAKLVNNHPGLHLIGDFSNAIEAKSCISLNNIDLIFLDIEMPVINGFDFLDGLKSKPQIIFITSKAEYALKAFDYDATDYLQKPIAVDRFNASVKRAIDMHLLKKDVKEEEGEHIFIKSNLKKLKIFTSKIKWIEAFGDYVRVVTEDDSNLVLSTMKSFENDLSKDKFIRVHKSYIINIDKVERFNSKFAEIGITKIPLSRNKKEDLVKALSTPS; encoded by the coding sequence ATGAAACTAAATTGTGTTGTTGTAGATGATAGTTCTATACAGAGGACAATTATTGCCAAATTGGTTAATAATCACCCAGGCTTGCATTTAATTGGTGACTTTTCGAATGCAATTGAAGCAAAAAGTTGTATCTCCCTGAATAATATTGACCTAATTTTCCTTGATATAGAAATGCCTGTTATCAATGGTTTTGATTTCCTTGATGGATTAAAATCAAAACCACAAATTATATTTATTACTTCTAAAGCAGAATACGCTTTAAAAGCTTTTGATTACGATGCTACTGATTACCTCCAGAAGCCAATTGCTGTTGACCGTTTTAATGCTTCGGTTAAAAGAGCAATTGACATGCACTTACTTAAAAAAGATGTCAAAGAAGAAGAAGGCGAACATATCTTCATCAAAAGTAATTTAAAAAAGCTTAAAATCTTCACTTCAAAAATAAAATGGATTGAGGCTTTTGGTGATTATGTGAGAGTAGTAACAGAAGATGACAGCAACCTGGTTCTTTCTACAATGAAATCTTTTGAAAACGATTTATCAAAAGACAAATTCATTCGTGTTCACAAATCATACATTATTAATATAGATAAGGTAGAGCGTTTTAATAGCAAATTCGCCGAAATTGGCATTACAAAAATACCTTTAAGCCGTAACAAAAAAGAAGACTTAGTAAAAGCACTTTCTACTCCTTCTTAA
- a CDS encoding pirin family protein codes for MSNISLIIEERAANIGNFMVGRLLPFREKRAVGPFVFIDHMGPAHLSDHENMDVPPHPHIGLSTLTFLFEGSIMHRDSLGTELEIKPGAVNWMTAGKGIVHSERTPEYLRHSDKMLHGLQIWVALPKELEQMEPNFTHVEADDIPAWEEDGVSYKLIAGEAFGKKSPVPVYSPLYFIEIKSKEAKKINIGNHLFGESGLYILEGSIKNGEHTYDPRQILITTEASLCEFEIAENSTVYIFGGEPFPEEHFIFWNFVSSDKNLIEKAKKDWTEQTFPKVPGETEFVPLPEPRIK; via the coding sequence ATGTCAAATATCAGTTTAATTATCGAAGAACGCGCTGCCAATATTGGCAACTTTATGGTAGGTCGTTTATTGCCTTTCCGTGAAAAAAGAGCTGTTGGGCCATTTGTATTTATCGACCATATGGGACCTGCACATTTAAGTGATCATGAAAATATGGATGTTCCGCCACATCCGCATATTGGACTTTCAACGCTTACATTTTTGTTTGAAGGAAGCATTATGCACCGCGACAGTTTAGGAACAGAATTGGAAATAAAACCAGGCGCTGTAAACTGGATGACTGCTGGAAAAGGAATCGTACATTCCGAAAGAACTCCTGAATATTTAAGACATTCAGACAAAATGCTTCACGGATTACAGATCTGGGTGGCACTTCCAAAAGAATTAGAGCAAATGGAGCCTAATTTTACACATGTTGAAGCAGATGATATTCCGGCTTGGGAAGAAGATGGCGTTTCGTACAAATTAATTGCCGGTGAAGCTTTTGGTAAAAAATCTCCGGTTCCTGTTTATAGTCCGCTTTATTTTATTGAGATTAAAAGCAAAGAAGCTAAGAAAATCAATATTGGAAACCATTTATTTGGCGAAAGCGGTTTATATATTTTAGAAGGAAGTATTAAAAATGGTGAACATACATACGATCCAAGACAAATTTTAATTACAACTGAAGCTTCTCTTTGCGAATTTGAAATTGCCGAAAATTCTACAGTTTACATTTTTGGTGGAGAGCCGTTTCCGGAAGAACATTTTATCTTTTGGAACTTCGTTTCATCAGACAAAAACCTCATCGAAAAAGCTAAAAAAGACTGGACAGAACAAACTTTCCCAAAAGTTCCCGGAGAAACAGAATTTGTGCCATTACCTGAACCAAGAATCAAATAA
- the priA gene encoding replication restart helicase PriA has product MFFIEVILPLSLAKTFTYRVSEAEFHFIKKGMRVAVPFGKSKIYTALVLDVHENAPTLYEAKEIHQILDEKPIATETQIKHWLWVANYYMCGIGDVYRGAFPSGLLLESETVVSHKPDVLVNDSELSDDEFLIYEALQHQSSLTVHEIASILNKKNILPVLQKLIARDIIFLEEEIKESYKPKLVRYVKLHSKYESDNGLAELLETLKNANKQREIVLAYFQLSASEKKPITVKKLTEVSGSTSTVVKALIEKEIFEEYYLQQDRVSFNGEKSKKELQLSEAQEKAFLEIKESLAEKEVCLLHGVTSSGKTEIYIKLIEEYLETGKQVLYLLPEIALTTQLVSRLRLHFGDKVAVFHSKYSNNERVEVWKQTLENSPKAQIVIGARSALFLPFNDLGLLVIDEEHEQTFKQTDPAPRYHARDAAIVLANFHNAKVLLGSATPSIETYFNTKSDKYGLVTLSERYKNVRLPEIILVDLKDKYFRKRMTGHFSDVLTEEIAEALSLGEQVILFQNRRGYSPVIECMTCGHVPHCQQCDVSLTYHKNKNQLRCHYCGYSIAKPTHCHSCSSIDLTTKGFGTEQIEQELSSIFPKAKIGRMDQDTTRGKFGFEKIIDTFKNREIDVLVGTQMLAKGLDFDNVSLVGIMNADNMLHHPDFRAFERSFQMMTQVAGRAGRSEKQGKVVIQTYNPNHNTIQQVTNHNYIGMYKEQLYDRQIYKYPPYFRIIKLTLKHRDYDKLKEGAMWLYQVLSQNLGVPVLGPEEPAISRIRNEYIRTILIKIPHNQHLGNTKKTIQKMLNSFEAVAQYRAIKVVVNVDFY; this is encoded by the coding sequence ATGTTTTTTATCGAAGTTATTTTACCGCTTTCCTTAGCAAAAACTTTTACATATCGTGTTTCTGAGGCTGAATTCCATTTTATAAAAAAAGGAATGCGCGTGGCAGTGCCTTTTGGTAAAAGCAAAATTTATACGGCACTTGTATTAGATGTGCATGAAAATGCGCCTACACTATATGAAGCCAAAGAAATTCATCAGATTTTAGACGAAAAACCAATCGCAACCGAAACTCAGATAAAACACTGGCTTTGGGTGGCGAATTATTATATGTGTGGTATTGGTGATGTGTATCGAGGTGCTTTTCCTAGCGGATTGTTGTTGGAAAGTGAAACAGTTGTTTCGCATAAACCAGATGTTTTGGTAAATGATTCTGAACTTTCAGATGATGAATTCCTGATTTATGAAGCACTCCAGCATCAAAGCTCGCTTACAGTTCATGAAATTGCTTCTATTTTAAATAAGAAAAACATACTTCCTGTTCTGCAGAAATTAATAGCGAGAGATATTATTTTTCTGGAAGAAGAAATCAAAGAAAGCTATAAGCCTAAGTTAGTTCGATATGTGAAATTACATTCTAAATACGAATCGGATAATGGACTGGCAGAATTACTTGAAACTTTAAAAAATGCCAATAAACAAAGAGAGATTGTTTTGGCTTATTTTCAACTTAGCGCTTCAGAAAAGAAACCAATTACGGTTAAGAAATTGACTGAAGTTTCCGGATCAACTTCTACTGTTGTGAAAGCTTTAATAGAAAAGGAAATCTTTGAAGAATATTATTTGCAACAGGATCGTGTTTCATTTAATGGAGAAAAATCAAAAAAAGAACTACAGTTAAGTGAGGCGCAAGAAAAAGCTTTTCTGGAAATTAAAGAAAGTTTAGCAGAGAAAGAAGTTTGTCTGTTGCATGGTGTTACTTCAAGTGGAAAAACAGAAATCTACATTAAATTAATTGAAGAATATTTAGAAACAGGAAAACAGGTTTTATATCTGCTTCCGGAAATTGCACTTACAACACAATTGGTTTCGAGATTACGTCTGCATTTTGGAGATAAAGTGGCTGTTTTTCATTCCAAATACAGCAATAATGAAAGAGTTGAGGTTTGGAAACAGACACTCGAAAATTCCCCAAAGGCTCAGATTGTAATAGGAGCAAGGTCAGCTTTGTTTTTGCCTTTTAATGATTTAGGATTGTTGGTTATTGATGAAGAACACGAACAGACCTTTAAACAGACCGATCCTGCGCCAAGGTATCATGCGAGAGATGCTGCAATAGTTTTGGCTAATTTTCATAATGCCAAAGTATTATTAGGTTCTGCAACTCCAAGTATCGAAACCTATTTTAATACAAAGAGTGATAAATATGGTTTGGTTACCCTTTCAGAACGTTATAAAAATGTCCGCCTTCCTGAAATTATTTTAGTTGATCTAAAAGACAAGTATTTTAGAAAAAGAATGACTGGTCATTTTAGTGATGTTTTGACCGAAGAAATTGCTGAGGCTTTATCGTTGGGAGAACAGGTAATTTTGTTTCAAAACAGAAGAGGATATTCTCCTGTAATTGAATGTATGACTTGCGGACATGTACCGCATTGTCAGCAGTGCGATGTGAGTTTAACTTATCATAAAAATAAGAATCAGCTAAGATGTCATTATTGTGGTTATTCGATTGCAAAACCAACCCATTGTCATAGCTGTTCCAGTATTGATTTGACAACTAAAGGTTTTGGAACAGAACAAATAGAACAGGAGTTGTCTTCCATTTTTCCAAAAGCAAAAATTGGAAGAATGGATCAGGATACCACTCGTGGTAAATTTGGATTTGAGAAAATTATCGATACTTTTAAAAATAGGGAAATTGATGTTTTGGTTGGAACGCAGATGCTGGCCAAAGGCTTGGATTTTGATAATGTGAGTTTGGTTGGAATTATGAATGCAGACAATATGCTTCATCATCCGGATTTCAGAGCTTTTGAGCGCAGTTTTCAAATGATGACACAAGTTGCAGGAAGAGCAGGAAGATCTGAAAAACAAGGAAAGGTTGTGATTCAGACTTACAATCCAAATCATAATACCATTCAGCAGGTTACCAACCATAATTATATAGGTATGTATAAGGAGCAGTTATACGATCGTCAGATCTATAAATACCCACCTTATTTCAGAATTATAAAACTGACTTTGAAACATCGTGATTACGATAAACTTAAAGAAGGGGCAATGTGGCTGTATCAGGTTTTAAGTCAGAATTTAGGTGTTCCGGTTTTAGGCCCAGAAGAACCAGCAATAAGCAGAATCCGAAATGAGTATATCAGAACTATCTTAATTAAGATTCCGCACAATCAGCATTTGGGGAATACAAAAAAAACTATTCAGAAAATGCTGAATAGTTTTGAAGCTGTGGCTCAGTACAGAGCTATAAAAGTTGTTGTGAATGTCGATTTTTATTAG
- a CDS encoding type II toxin-antitoxin system VapC family toxin → MGYLLDTSICVFFLRGKLNLDKMLKQVGLENCYISEITVAELRFGAENSDDPIKSNKAVDVFLRGLTILPIFGSIKRYAIEKVRLRKIGKPINDEFDLLIGVTAVENQLILVTDNTKDFKLLDGIKMENWFERN, encoded by the coding sequence ATGGGATATTTATTAGATACAAGTATTTGTGTATTCTTTTTAAGAGGAAAACTTAATCTTGATAAAATGCTGAAACAAGTAGGTTTAGAAAATTGTTATATTTCTGAGATAACAGTTGCTGAACTTCGCTTTGGAGCTGAAAACAGTGATGATCCAATAAAGTCTAATAAAGCAGTTGATGTTTTTCTAAGAGGATTAACAATACTTCCGATTTTTGGGTCAATTAAAAGATATGCAATTGAGAAAGTCAGACTTAGAAAAATTGGAAAACCTATAAATGATGAATTTGATCTTTTGATTGGAGTAACTGCAGTTGAGAATCAATTGATTTTGGTTACAGATAATACTAAAGATTTTAAACTTTTAGACGGAATTAAAATGGAGAATTGGTTTGAAAGAAATTAA
- a CDS encoding GNAT family N-acetyltransferase, protein MEVQQINDTKKGYFEAVEDGKEAGKMTYTWAGDSKFIIDHTEVSPEFNGKGVGKKLVMAAVEYARNNNLKIIPLCPFAKSVFDKVEEIRDVLFS, encoded by the coding sequence ATGGAAGTTCAACAAATAAACGATACAAAAAAAGGCTATTTTGAAGCTGTAGAAGACGGAAAAGAAGCTGGAAAAATGACCTATACCTGGGCTGGAGATTCTAAATTCATCATTGACCATACTGAAGTTAGTCCAGAATTCAATGGTAAAGGCGTTGGAAAAAAATTAGTGATGGCAGCTGTAGAATATGCCAGAAATAACAATCTGAAAATTATCCCACTTTGTCCTTTTGCTAAAAGCGTTTTTGATAAAGTTGAAGAAATTCGTGATGTACTTTTTTCTTGA
- a CDS encoding adenosine deaminase, translating into MTRIITIFCIFIAQIGFSQSAESYLEKIRNNEALLTAFFQQMPKGGDLHHHFSGSVYAEPLLERAIAEDFYLNLETMAVSKTKPAQGNWENFSSLKNKGKLDYYEQQVMQTWSIKDYNGSVPSDDQFFDSFMKFEPTIKGHFAEGMLELKKRAIAENVLYIETQLSTIPCDMNVSDLTDFNTKLRQAASQKDEKAVLKLLDELYKSLQKKEAKKYAEDFNTNFIAKLHKDLKMDDENFTMRYQNFVLRFMEPVDLFKNLVIAFISSSESKLTAGVNIVSPEHGQTSMKDYWLHMVMFKYCHSKFPDVKYTLHAGELTLGLVQPEELTWHINDAIYVAGANRIGHGVDIAYEANSYDLLKYMAQKNIPIEINLASNEFILKVKENRHPFTLYKDFNVPIVISTDDAGILRSNMTEQYVLLAKRYPDVNYETIKKYVYNSINYSFIQDESVKKQLIKDLDNRFKTFEAKFSKN; encoded by the coding sequence ATGACAAGAATAATTACAATTTTCTGCATTTTTATAGCACAAATCGGCTTTTCTCAATCAGCTGAAAGTTATTTAGAAAAAATCAGAAATAACGAAGCGCTCCTAACTGCTTTCTTTCAACAAATGCCAAAAGGAGGCGATTTACACCATCATTTTTCAGGATCAGTTTATGCAGAACCGCTTTTAGAAAGAGCGATTGCAGAAGATTTTTATTTGAATTTAGAAACTATGGCAGTTTCGAAAACCAAACCTGCACAAGGAAACTGGGAAAACTTCTCCTCTCTTAAAAATAAAGGAAAATTAGATTATTACGAACAACAGGTTATGCAGACTTGGTCGATTAAAGATTATAATGGTTCTGTACCTTCTGACGATCAGTTTTTTGATTCTTTCATGAAATTTGAGCCTACGATTAAAGGTCATTTTGCAGAAGGTATGCTGGAATTAAAAAAACGTGCTATTGCCGAAAATGTACTTTATATCGAAACACAATTATCTACGATTCCGTGTGATATGAATGTTTCCGATTTGACTGATTTCAACACAAAACTTCGCCAAGCTGCAAGTCAAAAAGACGAGAAAGCAGTTCTAAAACTTTTGGATGAATTGTATAAATCACTTCAGAAAAAAGAGGCTAAAAAATATGCTGAAGATTTCAATACTAATTTCATAGCAAAACTGCACAAAGACCTAAAAATGGATGACGAGAACTTCACAATGCGTTACCAAAACTTTGTTCTTCGTTTTATGGAACCTGTAGATTTATTCAAAAATCTAGTAATTGCTTTTATTTCGTCAAGCGAAAGTAAATTGACAGCTGGTGTAAATATCGTTTCTCCGGAGCATGGGCAAACTTCTATGAAAGATTACTGGCTTCACATGGTTATGTTTAAATACTGTCACTCTAAGTTTCCAGACGTAAAATATACGCTTCACGCCGGCGAATTGACTTTAGGTTTAGTACAGCCGGAAGAATTGACTTGGCACATCAACGATGCGATTTATGTAGCAGGCGCAAACAGAATTGGTCACGGAGTTGATATCGCTTACGAAGCCAATTCGTATGATTTATTGAAATATATGGCTCAAAAAAACATCCCAATTGAAATCAATTTAGCAAGCAACGAATTTATTTTGAAAGTAAAAGAAAACAGACATCCGTTTACACTTTATAAAGATTTTAATGTACCAATTGTAATCAGCACAGACGACGCGGGAATTTTAAGAAGCAATATGACGGAGCAATATGTTTTATTGGCAAAAAGATACCCTGATGTGAATTATGAAACCATTAAAAAATACGTTTACAACAGCATCAATTACAGTTTTATTCAGGACGAATCGGTTAAAAAACAATTGATTAAAGATTTAGACAATCGTTTTAAAACTTTTGAAGCTAAGTTTTCTAAAAACTAA
- a CDS encoding OsmC family protein, whose product MDTISAKIDTRLYRTEIKSASDNVLISDEPQELGGKNLGLNPTELLAASLASCTVITLRMYINRKQWNVEEIDVKIDFERDSERGVSVFTRKIEVIGEVDETQRQRLETIANICPIHKTLTHSIEIKTTLI is encoded by the coding sequence ATGGATACAATCTCAGCAAAAATAGATACTCGTTTGTATCGTACAGAAATAAAATCAGCCAGCGATAATGTTTTAATTTCTGATGAACCTCAGGAATTGGGCGGAAAAAATTTAGGCTTAAATCCAACAGAACTTCTAGCCGCTTCATTGGCTTCCTGCACTGTTATCACTTTACGAATGTACATTAATCGTAAACAATGGAATGTTGAAGAAATCGATGTCAAAATTGATTTTGAAAGAGATTCTGAAAGAGGTGTATCGGTATTTACAAGAAAAATCGAAGTAATTGGCGAAGTTGACGAAACACAAAGGCAAAGATTGGAAACCATTGCCAACATCTGTCCGATTCATAAAACACTAACACATTCAATAGAAATTAAAACCACACTAATATAA
- a CDS encoding DNA alkylation repair protein: protein MGLIKDIYSVSFYQNFSQAVAEVYPAFNKQKFIEAIFDGNFAQKEWKERMKHTTVVFHQFIPQNFPEAVSLIDKIIENLRKNNFADSNLAFIFFADYVEMYGLEDFETSKKAFVSVTQFISCEFAVRPFILKYKEQMIDEMIKWSLHENHHVRRLASEGSRPRLPWAMAIPFLKKDPSSILLILENLKNDPSEYVRRSVANNLNDIAKDNPQIVLEIACKWKGHSKETDGIIKHGCRTLLKQGHPEILSHYGLESSNIELSSFEIKTPTVKIGDYLQFQFHLNNKNEEPKTVRLEYAVHYKKAKGHLAKKVFKISEKIYHPNQMIKIERNQSFKLITTRVFYTGIHQLSIIINGTESEVLEFELTN from the coding sequence ATGGGATTAATTAAAGATATTTATTCGGTTTCTTTTTACCAAAATTTTAGTCAGGCTGTCGCTGAAGTCTATCCGGCTTTCAATAAACAAAAATTTATTGAAGCTATTTTTGATGGAAATTTCGCCCAAAAAGAATGGAAAGAAAGAATGAAACATACCACTGTTGTTTTTCATCAGTTTATACCTCAAAATTTCCCTGAAGCCGTTTCTTTAATTGACAAAATCATAGAAAACTTAAGAAAAAATAATTTTGCCGACAGTAATCTGGCCTTCATTTTCTTTGCAGATTATGTTGAAATGTACGGTTTAGAAGATTTTGAAACTTCCAAAAAAGCCTTTGTTTCTGTAACACAGTTTATCAGTTGTGAATTTGCCGTTCGCCCTTTCATCTTAAAATACAAAGAACAAATGATTGACGAAATGATCAAATGGTCATTACACGAAAATCATCATGTGCGTCGTTTAGCCAGTGAAGGCTCACGTCCGAGATTGCCTTGGGCTATGGCGATTCCGTTTTTGAAGAAAGATCCATCCTCTATTCTTCTAATTTTAGAGAATCTCAAAAATGATCCATCAGAATATGTCCGAAGAAGTGTCGCCAATAATCTAAATGATATTGCCAAAGATAATCCGCAGATAGTATTAGAAATTGCTTGTAAATGGAAAGGCCATAGCAAAGAAACTGATGGAATTATCAAACACGGATGCCGAACTTTATTAAAACAAGGACACCCAGAAATCCTGAGTCATTATGGTTTAGAAAGCAGTAATATTGAACTTTCGTCTTTCGAAATTAAAACACCGACTGTAAAAATTGGCGATTATCTTCAGTTTCAATTTCATTTAAACAATAAAAACGAAGAACCAAAAACGGTTCGTTTAGAATACGCTGTTCATTACAAAAAAGCAAAAGGGCATCTGGCAAAAAAAGTCTTTAAAATCAGTGAGAAAATCTATCATCCAAATCAAATGATTAAGATTGAAAGAAATCAGTCTTTTAAGTTAATTACAACAAGAGTTTTTTATACTGGAATTCATCAATTATCGATTATAATTAACGGAACAGAAAGTGAAGTTTTAGAATTTGAACTCACTAATTAA
- the nadC gene encoding carboxylating nicotinate-nucleotide diphosphorylase: protein MISKVQFQSELQLLISNAIREDVGTGDYSSLACIPDTAHGQAKLLVKDQGIIAGVELAKMIFEYVDPKLKVKTYIEDGTHVEYGEVVFEVSGSSQSILKAERVVLNTMQRMSAIATKTNQYAQLLEGTGAKILDTRKTTPNFRVAEKWAVKIGGGENHRFALYDMVMLKDNHIDFAGGITRAIAKTKEYLKANNLDLKIIVEARNLDEIREILQSEGVHRILIDNFNYEDTKEAVKLIGSKCQTESSGNINEKTIREYALCGVNYISSGALTHSVYNMDLSLKAF from the coding sequence ATGATAAGTAAAGTTCAGTTTCAATCAGAGTTACAGCTTTTGATAAGCAATGCCATTAGAGAAGATGTTGGTACAGGAGATTACAGTTCACTGGCCTGTATTCCTGATACGGCTCATGGTCAGGCAAAATTATTAGTAAAAGATCAGGGAATTATTGCTGGTGTTGAACTTGCTAAAATGATATTTGAATACGTAGATCCTAAGCTGAAGGTAAAAACGTATATCGAAGACGGAACCCATGTAGAATACGGAGAAGTAGTTTTTGAAGTTTCAGGAAGTTCACAATCTATTTTAAAAGCCGAAAGAGTGGTTTTAAATACGATGCAGAGAATGTCGGCAATTGCTACTAAAACGAATCAATATGCACAGCTTTTAGAAGGAACCGGAGCTAAAATTCTGGACACTCGAAAAACAACACCCAATTTTAGAGTAGCGGAAAAATGGGCAGTAAAAATTGGTGGAGGAGAAAATCACCGTTTTGCCTTGTATGATATGGTAATGTTAAAAGACAATCATATTGATTTTGCTGGTGGAATTACTCGTGCTATTGCTAAAACAAAAGAATACTTAAAAGCAAATAATCTTGATTTGAAGATTATTGTAGAAGCTCGTAATTTGGATGAAATTAGAGAGATTTTACAGAGCGAAGGTGTACATAGAATTTTGATTGATAACTTTAATTATGAAGATACCAAAGAGGCTGTAAAATTGATTGGTTCAAAATGCCAGACAGAATCTTCAGGGAATATCAACGAGAAAACCATTCGTGAATATGCCTTATGCGGTGTAAATTATATTTCGTCAGGAGCTTTAACTCATTCTGTGTATAATATGGATTTGAGTCTGAAAGCTTTTTAG
- a CDS encoding YihY/virulence factor BrkB family protein, which translates to MSQEIEARIEKLPVIRNLARLLKRIKLPWLEGFSLYDLLEMYTLGILEGAFSYHASAVSFSFFMALFPFALFILNLIPFIPIDNFQEDFLQFVQQSVPPNTYDAISKIISDILNNSHSGLLSSGFLLSIFLMANGINGILSGFESSKHVFDKRGFFRQYLVALAISLVMTVILFVTVATIVVFEVFIQKTIIQDVLSDRIPLIILGRYLFVILMILITSSILLRYGTKQYNKVSFISIGSVFTTILIVISSFFFGIWVIKFSKYNELYGSIGTLLILMFYIWINCMILLLGFELNASIRKLKQKKEK; encoded by the coding sequence ATGTCGCAAGAGATAGAAGCTCGGATTGAGAAATTGCCTGTTATACGCAATCTGGCCCGACTTTTAAAAAGAATAAAATTACCTTGGTTAGAAGGTTTTTCGCTGTATGATCTGCTTGAAATGTACACTTTAGGGATTCTTGAAGGTGCATTTTCTTATCATGCCAGTGCGGTTTCTTTTAGCTTTTTTATGGCTTTATTTCCTTTTGCGCTATTTATTCTGAACTTAATTCCGTTTATTCCTATCGATAATTTTCAGGAAGATTTTCTGCAGTTTGTCCAGCAGAGTGTTCCTCCAAATACTTACGATGCTATTAGCAAAATCATCAGCGATATCTTAAATAATAGTCACTCGGGCTTATTATCTTCGGGTTTTTTGCTTTCAATTTTTTTGATGGCCAACGGGATTAACGGAATCTTAAGCGGTTTCGAATCTTCTAAACACGTTTTTGATAAAAGAGGTTTTTTTAGGCAATATTTAGTTGCGCTTGCCATTTCACTTGTAATGACGGTTATATTGTTTGTTACAGTGGCTACAATTGTTGTTTTTGAGGTCTTCATTCAAAAAACAATTATTCAGGATGTGTTGAGCGATCGTATTCCGCTGATTATTTTAGGACGATATTTATTCGTTATTCTGATGATTTTGATAACATCTTCAATATTATTACGTTATGGTACAAAACAGTACAATAAAGTATCTTTTATAAGCATCGGTTCTGTTTTTACAACCATCTTGATTGTTATATCTTCGTTCTTTTTTGGGATTTGGGTTATAAAATTCTCAAAATATAACGAACTTTATGGTTCAATTGGGACATTATTAATTCTAATGTTTTATATTTGGATAAACTGTATGATTCTGCTTTTAGGGTTCGAATTGAACGCTTCTATCAGAAAATTAAAACAAAAAAAAGAAAAATAA
- the bla-B1-FLAV gene encoding subclass B1 metallo-beta-lactamase: protein MRKLASIILFLVAVSNSFGQSKNSPLQISHLKGDFYVYRTFNDYKGNKISANALYLVTDKGVVLFDAPWDKTQFQPLLDSIKAKHNKDVIMLFATHSHEDRAGGFDFYKKKGIKTYSIKLTDDILKKSKEPRAKFIIPNDTTFTVGQYKFEVYYPGKGHAPDNIVVWFDKEKVLYGGCFVKSADAQDLGYLGDSDVKEWKKSISNVKTKFKNPKFIIPGHDDWKNIESLNHTGKLVNDYLANSLKKK from the coding sequence ATGCGAAAATTAGCTTCGATAATTTTATTCTTAGTCGCAGTTTCAAACAGCTTTGGACAATCTAAGAATTCGCCATTACAAATAAGTCATCTTAAGGGTGACTTTTATGTTTATAGAACCTTTAATGATTATAAAGGAAACAAGATTTCTGCCAATGCCTTATATCTGGTAACAGATAAAGGCGTTGTGCTTTTTGATGCACCTTGGGATAAAACACAGTTTCAGCCGTTATTGGATTCTATCAAAGCAAAACATAATAAAGATGTTATTATGCTTTTTGCAACGCATTCTCATGAAGATCGTGCAGGAGGATTTGATTTCTACAAGAAAAAAGGAATCAAAACGTATTCAATAAAACTGACCGACGATATTCTGAAAAAAAGCAAAGAGCCAAGAGCAAAATTTATAATTCCGAATGACACAACATTTACAGTTGGTCAGTATAAATTTGAAGTTTATTATCCTGGAAAAGGTCATGCTCCAGACAATATTGTAGTTTGGTTTGATAAAGAAAAAGTGCTTTATGGAGGCTGTTTTGTAAAAAGTGCCGATGCGCAGGATTTAGGTTATTTAGGTGATTCTGATGTAAAAGAATGGAAGAAATCGATTAGTAATGTAAAAACTAAATTTAAGAATCCAAAGTTTATTATTCCGGGTCACGATGATTGGAAGAATATAGAGTCTTTAAATCATACTGGCAAATTGGTTAATGATTATTTGGCTAATTCTTTGAAGAAAAAGTAG
- a CDS encoding DUF2147 domain-containing protein yields the protein MKNLMLTIGVFFFALTMQSQGVIGKWKTIDDETGEAKSVVEIYEKSGKIYGKIVDILRENHKKDVCVKCDGAEKNKPILGMVIINGLKKDGSEYNGGTILDPTSGKKYKCYISLESADKLKLRGYVGISLMGRTQYWTRVKN from the coding sequence ATGAAAAATTTGATGCTAACTATCGGAGTGTTCTTCTTTGCGCTGACCATGCAAAGCCAAGGTGTAATTGGAAAATGGAAAACTATTGATGATGAAACAGGAGAGGCTAAATCGGTTGTAGAAATTTACGAAAAATCAGGAAAAATATACGGGAAGATTGTAGATATACTTCGTGAGAATCATAAAAAAGATGTTTGTGTAAAGTGTGATGGTGCTGAAAAGAACAAACCAATTTTAGGAATGGTAATTATAAACGGACTTAAAAAAGACGGTTCAGAATATAACGGAGGAACAATTTTAGATCCAACAAGCGGTAAAAAATATAAATGTTATATTTCATTGGAATCTGCAGATAAATTGAAACTTCGCGGTTATGTGGGAATTTCTTTGATGGGAAGAACGCAATACTGGACACGAGTAAAAAATTAA